One genomic segment of Ancylobacter sp. IITR112 includes these proteins:
- a CDS encoding AAA family ATPase, translating to MTSATGENFESLDDMIIRTAESTAANVRAARAGIGAVIFGQEAVVERTLVTLLSGGHGLLVGVPGLAKTKLVETLGVVLGLDARRVQFTPDLMPSDILGAEVLEESAGGRRSFRFIPGPVFAQLLMADEINRASPRTQSALLQSMQEGHVTVAGVRHDLPKPFHVLATQNPLEQEGTYPLPEAQLDRFLMEIDVDYPDRESERKILFDTTSAEETKPRAVMTAEELAAAQRLVRRLPVGESVVEAILTLVRSARPGSEAGDLSKFIAWGPGPRASQSLMLAVRARALLDGRYAPSVDDVVALAEPVLKHRMALTFAARADGETVPGVIAKLAKRIG from the coding sequence ATGACATCCGCCACCGGCGAGAATTTCGAATCCCTGGATGACATGATCATCCGCACGGCGGAATCCACTGCTGCCAATGTCCGCGCCGCCCGGGCCGGCATCGGCGCGGTCATTTTCGGCCAGGAGGCGGTGGTCGAGCGCACGCTCGTCACCCTGCTCTCCGGCGGCCACGGGCTGCTCGTCGGCGTGCCGGGCCTCGCCAAGACCAAGCTGGTGGAAACGCTCGGCGTGGTGCTGGGGCTGGATGCAAGGCGCGTGCAGTTCACCCCTGACCTCATGCCTTCCGACATTCTCGGCGCCGAGGTGCTGGAGGAAAGCGCCGGCGGGCGGCGCTCCTTCCGCTTCATTCCCGGCCCGGTCTTCGCCCAGCTCCTTATGGCCGACGAGATCAACCGCGCCTCGCCCCGCACCCAGTCGGCGCTGCTGCAATCCATGCAGGAAGGCCATGTCACGGTCGCCGGCGTGCGCCATGACCTGCCCAAACCCTTCCATGTGCTGGCGACGCAGAACCCGCTGGAGCAGGAGGGCACCTATCCCCTGCCCGAAGCCCAGCTCGACCGCTTCCTCATGGAAATCGACGTCGATTATCCTGACCGCGAGTCCGAGCGGAAAATCCTGTTCGACACCACCAGCGCCGAGGAAACCAAGCCGCGCGCGGTGATGACGGCCGAGGAACTCGCCGCCGCCCAGCGTCTGGTTCGCCGCCTGCCGGTGGGCGAATCCGTGGTCGAGGCCATTCTCACGCTGGTCCGCTCCGCCCGTCCGGGCTCGGAGGCGGGCGACCTGTCGAAATTCATCGCCTGGGGCCCCGGCCCGCGCGCCTCGCAGTCGCTGATGCTGGCGGTGCGCGCCCGCGCGCTGCTGGACGGGCGCTACGCGCCCTCGGTGGACGATGTGGTGGCGCTGGCCGAACCCGTGCTCAAGCACCGCATGGCGCTCACCTTCGCCGCCCGCGCCGATGGCGAGACCGTGCCGGGCGTGATCGCCAAGCTGGCCAAGCGGATCGGCTGA